The Chamaesiphon minutus PCC 6605 DNA window GATTGCTGATAGTTTCCGGCAAACAAGTTAATCTATTTTTATACAGATCTAGCTTTTCAATATTATGTAGATTACCAATTGTATCTGGTAACTCACTAATTTGATTGCGCCCTAAATCTAGTATGGATAAACTTGTAAGATTGCCAATACTATCTGGTAATTTTTCAAGGTTGTTTTTCCACAAGTACAACTCTTTTAACTTTTTTAAATTGCCAATATCATCTGGCAATCTATTAATGTTATTGCCATTAAGATTTAGTTTTCTCAGATTGACAAGATTGCCAAAGTTTTTAGTTAAGTCTACGATCTTATTATTGATTAATTGCAGACAACTTAATTTAGTTAATTTTCCAATATTCTCTGGTAATGAGGTCAAGCAATTGTTGCCTAAATGCAATTCATTTAACATTTTTAAATTACCAATACCATCAAATAATATGTCGACTTTATTGTTCGATAGATTCAGATAGTTTAGATTTATTAGCTTGCCAATGCTCTCGCTTCTATTTCTTAATAACTTATTACTGTATAGGTTAAGATATGTTAGATTAACAAGATGTTCGATACTTATTGGTAAAATCGCAATGTTATTGCATTTTAAATTTAACCAAACTAAATTTTTCAATAGTCCGATACTTTCTGGTAAACTATTAAGTCGATTATGACTTAAATCTAAATGAGTTAATTTACTTAAGTTACCTATGCTTTCTGGTATCGTAACTATCGAACTAGAATTTATATATAAATGGGTTAAATTACTCTGTGCTCCAAGTTGTTCGATCGTTTTAAAGATCGAACTCTGACCGCTCCCCCATAATTGGATATGAGTTAAGTTTTTTAAGCTGCCAATTGCAGTTGGGATTTGTTGAAGTTGACTGCACCAGGATAAATTCAGATGTTTTAGTCGATCTAAATTACCAATACTTTCTGGTAAAGTTGTGATGACACCAGCCGAGAGATTTAAATAGGTTAATTTACTTAGATTTCCGATACTATCTGGCAACTCAGCTAATTTGGTAGCATGACTTAGATTTAAATGAGTTAAATTAGATAGATCGCCAATACTGGTCGGTAATATTTCGATTAGATTCCAAGTAAGATCTAGCTCCTTTAGATTGGATAAATTACCAATACTTTCTGGCAACCTAGCAATTTTAGTATTTCTTACATAAAGTCGAGTCAACTTAGATAGATTGCCAATACTCTCCGGCAAACTAGTAAGCGAAAACCATGTGATGTGTAGCTCGGTTAGATCTGTAAGATCGCCAATAGTGTCTGGTAAAAATGTGAGCTGATTAACACCTAGCCGTAAAATAGACCAGCGTTCACGCTTAGCGGTGGCAATGATATCTTCTAGTTCGGATAATTGCATAACGAATTTATGGAGCAGCGATCGATGATGAGCCAATATGGTTCGGTTAAGCAAAGATATTAGTCCGCGTAGGCGGACTTTGCATCACTAGCGGTGGTTTGCGTCGCGCGCTCGTCGGGTCTCCCGACGGTTTAGCGCGAAAAGACACAACCGCTGACTAACTGCATACCTAGTTAGATTTATTTATCCCTGTTAGCCTCCTAGACTGCCTACACTAAGAGAATCTTCATAAAAGATTGACTCAGTGCAGGTACAAGAAACCCAGACATCATTCTGATGTCTGAATTTGGTAATGTTGAAATGACTCTATAAACTAGGAGATCGCTTATACCATTCATTTGTCTGCTCGTAAACGTGAGCGACTTGCAGCAAGAGATCCTCGCGTAATACATTACTGAGCAACTGCAAACCGATCGGCATTCCCTTATCGTCGAAACCACAGGGGATACTAATTCCAGGCAATCCAGCGAGATTGACGGGGATAGTCATCAAGTCAGAGAGATACATGCTCAAGGGGTCGGCAGTTTTTTCGCCAGCTTTAAAAGCCGTCGTCGGGGCGGTAGGGGTAATTAAAATATCTACCTCACTAAAGGCTACTTCAAAGTCCTCTTTAATTAGCGTTCGTACCTTTTGAGCTTTGAGGTAGTAGGCATCGTAATAACCAGCCGAAAGCGCGTAGGTACCCAGCATAATCCGTCGTTTGACTTCGGCACCAAATCCAGCAGCCCTAGTTTGTGTATACATGGACATCAGATTGTCAGCTTCGGCTCTAAATCCATATTTGACGCCATCATAGCGAGCTAGGTTTGCCGAGGCTTCGGAAGGAGCGATCACATAATAGGTGGGTAAACCGTAGCGGAAACGCGGACAGGAAATTTCTCGAACTTCGGCACCCAAAGCGCGAAAATGCTCGATCGCTTGATGGACGGATTCGGCAACTTGCGGATCTAAACCTTCGCCAAAAGTTTCGGTAATGACGCCGATTTTAAGACCCTTTGGTAAGTCTGGGGTCAATAGTTGGGAATACTTGGGAATCTCAATCTTTAGGCTGGTGGAATCTTTAGGATCGTAACCCGCGATCGCTTCCAATAGTATGGCTGCATCTTCTACCGTCCGCGCAAATGGCCCAATTTGATCGAGCGAGGAGGCATAAGCCACCAGTCCGAATCTCGATACCAATCCATAGGTCGGTTTTAGACCCACCACGCCACAAAAAGCCGCAGGTTGACGAATCGAACCGCCAGTATCGGAACCGAGCGATACAACGCATTCTGAACCCGATACAGCCGCAGCCGAACCACCTGAAGATCCGCCCGGTACGCGTTCTAGATCCCAAGGATTGGCGGTGACTTGGTAGGCAGAGTTTTCGGTAGAACTACCCATCGCAAATTCATCGAGGTTAGTTTTGCCCAAGGATACCGCGCCTAAATCTTGCAGCTTTTGGGTGACAGTAGACTCATAAGGCGGTATGAAGCCAGCGAGAATTTTGGAACCGCAGGTAGTCACGATGCCTTGGGTACACATGTTATCCTTGAGTGCGATCGGAATACCCGCTAGGAGGGGAATTTGTTCACCTGCGGCAATTTTGGCGTCTACCGATCGTGCCTGTGCCAGAGCTTGTGTCGGTGTGGTACATAAGAAACTCCGCAGTTTAGGTTCGAGTTGCTCGACTCGCGCGATCGCTTCGGTGGCGATTTCTACTGCCGATCGTTCTTTGGTAACAAGCTGGTGGTGCAACTCACGAATAGATGCCATGTGGATTAGGTGTTAGGAGTTAGGTGTTAGGCTTTAGGGCGTTAGAGAAGACGCAAGCGTTATTTAGACTAACATCTAAAGACTAACATTTATAGCCTAAAGCCTAAAGCCTAAAACCTAAAGCCTAGCTTGCAACTAGACTAAATACCGAAATTTCTGGACGACAGTTAAATCGGGAATAGACTTTGATCGTGCCGATGCCGCGATTGGTGTACTGAGTCATGTCGCCAACTTGATATCGTCCTATGGGATATTTACGAGCGAGATCTGGCACGTAGCCATCATAGAAGGGCAAGCGAATTTGTCCGCCGTGGGAGTGTCCCGATAGCTGGAGTCCAAATCGTCTAGTTGCAGCAACTTCATCGGCAAAATCTGGCTCGTGAGCGAGCATAATTGCCGCTCCAGTAGCGGGTAATTGCTTCAAGACTCGATCGAGATCGTCTTGTTTGAAGAAGACATCACCTACCCCAGCGATGTGTAATGTAGCTTGCTGGCGATGTATGGTATGGATAGTATTTTCGAGCAAGGTAACCCCAGCTTTGGCGATCGCCTGACGAACTGGTTTCGCGTCGTTAAATACGTCATGATTGCCCAGTACCGACAGCGTAATATCGCGCGGGCGCAACTTGGTGAGCGTGTCTAATAAATCCACATGCTGTCTGGGCAAACGGCTGACGAGATCGCCTGTAATTACTACCAAATCTGGATTTTGCTCGTTGACAAGCGTGACTACTTTTTCTAGCTGGGCGCGATCGATCCCATCGCCAGCATGGAGATCGCTGATTTGGACGATCCGATAACCATTAAAGGCACGATCTAATTGAGGTAACTCGATCTGAGTTTCGGTGATTTCCAGCCAATTGGGTTCGATTTTGTGGGCATAAACACTGACAGAAAATACCAGCATACAGCCCACCAACAGAACTTTAATGGCTCTAACTACTAGAAACTTAAATTTAAATTTAGGCACGAGGGAATGAGGTTTTAGGCTTTAGGTTTTAGGCTTTAGGCTTTAGGTTTTAGGTTTTAGGTTTTAGGTAGAGAGCTGGGTTCTGGAAGATGGGGGTAATTGTTCTTGATTCCCATTACCCATTACCCATTACCCGTCTAACCGCCAGTCGGTAATAGTACGCGAAACTTAGAGCCAACGCCGACTTGACTGATAACGGAGATCGAGCCGCCGCAGCGGAGGAGGATGTTTTGGACGATCGTTAAGCCTAAACCCGCACCATTGTTATGCTCGTCTGGTAAATGGCGAACGCGGTAAAAGCGATCGAAAATTTTAGGAATTTCGGCTGGGGCGATGCCGATGCCAGTATCGCGAAATTCTAATTGCACGTACTCACCTTGCACGGAAGCTTGGACGAAAACTTGACCGCCATCGGCGGTATATTTGATGCCATTGTGCAATAAATCGATCGCAATTTGCCGTACCCATGTTTCCACACACAAAATTGGCGGTAGATTGCTGGGGATAGTATAGCCCAGCCTGACGCCTTTTTCGGCGGCTAAAGGTTGATAGGTACTAACGACTCCAGGCACGATCTGGGCGAGCTGAAGCGGCACGACTCCAGCTCGATCTGGCGATCGATCGAGTGCCAGCAGTCGGGTTGCCCCGTTAATTAATGAGTTTTGGCGATCGCACTCACCACGAATTAAGCCTAAATACCTCTGCCGTTGTGGTTGCTTGAGAACTGGCGATTCCAGCAGTTTGAGGGCTGTTTTGATATTGGTTAAGGGCGTACACAATTCTTGCATCAGATGGGCGATCAGCTCATCTTTCAAGTCACCTAAGCTGAGTTCTGGAGGGGGGGGGTTTTCCATCAACGGGGGACTGGGGGACGGGGGGACGGGGGGATGGGGAGAGGGGGAAACAGGCTTTAGGCTTTAGGCTTTAGGTCTTAGGTATGAGGGAAGAGGCTTTAGGGATTAGGCAATGTCGATAGTGCATTAGATAGACGCAAGCGTCTCAAAACCTAGAGCCTAAAGCCTAAAGCCTAAAACCTAAAGCCTAAAACCTAAAGCCTAAAGCCTAAAGCCTAAAGCCTAAATCTTACCCTCCAAACTTTTTACTCAAAGCCGCACGAGCTTGTTCGCGATCGTCAAAATGGATTTTTTCGGTGCCGAGGATTTGGTAATCTTCGTGTCCTTTGCCTGCGATCAGGACACCATCGCCCGGTGCTGCCATGGCAATGGCTTGGGCAATGGCTTGAGCGCGATCGGCAATCACTTCGACGCCTGCGGTGCGATCGATGCCAGCGACGACATCTTGCAGAATTCGGGCGGGATCTTCTGTTCGAGGGTTATCGGATGTTACCACTACGAGGTCGGCAAGGTCGGCGGCAATTTTGCCCATTTGCGGGCGTTTGGTGCGATCGCGATCGCCACCACAACCAAACACACAGATTACTTTACCATGGATAAAGGGACGTGCTGCGGTGAGAAGGCTTTCCAAACTATCTGGGGTGTGGGCATAATCGACGATCGCGGTGATGTCTTGCTGGGGCGATATTTGGACGCGTTCCATCCGTCCGGGTACGCCCGGAAAATTCTCGATCGCGGCGACGATCGGTTCTAAGCTCATGCCGAGGTGTAAGGCAGTCCCCACCGCAGCTAAGAGATTTTCGAGGTTGTAATCGCCGACTAGGGGCGAGCTGAAGTCAATTTCGCCTTGAGGTGTATGCAGTTTTCCGCTGACGCCCGTTTGACTGTACGCGAGTTCGCTCGTCCACAGATCGGCAGTTGCATCGGTGGTACTGTAGCTCCAGACTCGTTGGCGAAGCCTCTCGGAACGAGAATCGGCTGAAATTTGGCCAATTAATCGTTTGCCATATTCATCATCGAGATTGACGATCGCACGTCCAGTAAGATATTCGGGGCTAAATAACAAGGCTTTGGCTTGGAAATAGTTCTCCATGTTCTGGTGATAATCCAAGTGATCCTGAGTCAGGTTGGTAAATACGCCCACCTCAAACGGACAGCCCATGACGCGCCCTTGATCCAACGCGTGAGAGCTGACTTCCATTAAGGCAACTTTAGAGCCTGCGGCGAGGGCTTGGGCTAATTGTTGTTGGAGATCGACGGCGAAGGGGGTGGTGTGGGTAGCTGTTTTTTGATAACCCTGCCAGCGGGTGTAGAGGGTGCCGAGCAGTGCGGTGGAAATGTTGGCTCGAGCGAGTAAATATTCAATGATATGGGTGGTGGTAGTTTTACCATTAGTACCCGTGACGCCGACCATTTTTAGGGTTTGGGCAGGATGGCGATAAAAGTTGCCAGCTAGAGCTGCACAGGCTGCTGTCATGTCTGCGGCGATCGCAATACAATTTTCTCCAGTTGGTGGGTGAACTGCTGCGGCTGCGGGTGAAATTACGGCTCCGATTGCTCCTGCGGCGATCGCGCCTTGCCAAAATTCACCGCCATCGACTCGCGTTCCGGGCATCCCGATGAATAAGTCTCCAGTGGTGCAAGCATGGGAGTTGGTTTTTAAGCCTGTTACTTCTAAATCTAAATTGGGATGGTCGCTGGAGAGGTTAATTTGGCTTTGAGACAGAAGTTCGCGTAGTTTCATAGGGATGGTAAATGAATAGGCTCGAAGCAGAGTGTTGGATTTAATTCTTACCCATTTTGCAAATATTGCTGTAAAATTTGCTGCACTTGGGGGACTCCAGCGCGAGGAGAAAACCTGGGGATGGTTCGCTCGGTGCCGTCAACTTGCAAACATAGTACTGGGATCTCGTATTGATATCGATCGAACCAGTCGGGGTTGGTGGTAATTTCGCGAATTTCGAGGTGAATCTCGGGTTCTATAATTTGTTCGAGTTTTTCTTGCAAGCCTTCGCAGAGGTGGCAGCCGATTTTGCTGTACAAAATTAAGTGCATGGGATTTGAGCGAAACGATCGAAGTTATTTAGTACAATACAATAGCTGGTGGCGATCGATATCTAATTTTCTTTAGTGCTGTCAAAGGATAAGTATTTATTGGGTGCGAGTTTTTATGGTGCTCAGCGCACCCCGATCTGGGGAAGGCTCCCCCTTATTTCCTCTAGTCCTAGTAGTAGGGTTTAGCTGGTTGGCAAACAAACCGCCAGAAGTTGCCGATACTTTTATCAATGGGTAATTTAACGTAAAAATTTTAACTAAGTTTGCAAACTATTGCCAAACTGAAATTAAAGTAGTAGCTTGAACTTGAATGCAGTAGCGATCGATAAGCTTAAAAACTGTCGGGGCGACTTGTCGCCTATAACGCTGATAGGATAAGTCTCATAGCTCTCAAGCCTTGTTGATAATTAGGTAGTTTATGTGGGGACAAAGACATTAATTCAACAACAACCTGCCAATTACTAGATGTTGAATCGACCCATGATTCACCCCAGAGTCCAATATAGAAAGTGCTATGTCTAGCATATTTTCGGTGATGTTCTGTTTTTCTGCCGAGATATTCTTGAACTTGCTTTGATTTGATATCTATCCCTTGGATGATACTCTTCAAGTATGCTAGTGATAGCAAAATCAATAATTTGCTCAATCGTTCGCCCGTTAAATTAGTCTTTTCTAAGTTATATCCTCCGCCCTTAAAGTCTCGAAACATCTCCTCAATTCCAAATCTTTTAGCATAGGTATCAACTGCTGCTTGTAGATCTGCCAAGCTGGTCAGAATATACCAAGGCTCTTTTGTGGTAATATTTCGATATTTACCTAGCCATTTACCTGCTAGGTTAAATCCTTCAACTGGTGCAGTTTTTCTAATTGTTACTTCTTGATTAAAAAAGCTATTTCCTGGCTCTAATCCTAGCCTTTTCAGTTCAGTCCACAATTCCTCTTCAGTCTTGATACAAACATTCTTTTTCAGTCGTAAACAGAAATCTATTTTCTGCTCTCTAAGCCAGTTCGCAAGAGTAACACTACAAAATTCACGATCTCCCAGTACCAACAAGCTATAATCTGATAGGGCAGCGAATACTGGGGTTAATACTAATTGTTGGTTTTCCAATGTACTGTTCCCTTGTTTATCAAGCATTTGCCAATAAATAGGAATTGCTCTCTTTCGCCAAATCATACTGACCATCAAAATATTGTTTGATTGCCATTTGGTTCGATCTATTGCTAAATATATAATATTATTCTGTTTGACATTGCCTTTAATCCAAGCAATCACTAGTGATAACCAAACATTATCTAAATCCCATTCATCATTTGATAAAAATCTCTGGACTTTTTTTCTTCTGCTTTCAAATTTAATTGGCATCGCTAGTTTTGTTGCGATGCTTTCTAGCGTGACTTCTTTAATAGATTGCACTACTTGAATCAATAAAATTGTCAATAAGTAGTTACCGCGTGTGAATTTTTCTGACAAATGGGCATGATACAATTCTGGTAACATTTAATTGTTTTTTGGGTAAGAAGCTCTCTTACCCTATCTTTTTTGATACTATTTGTCTAGAGTTGTCTCTCTGCCGAGTTTTCAGGCGACCTGTCGCCCCGTCAGGCTTAAAAATTATCGTGCAATTTTCAGCATTAAAGAATTTAAAATCTATTGTAGGTTCCCTCAGATCCATACCAAGCACTAGGATATTTCAACTATCTTGTCTTGCTAAAACGCTCGTAATAAGTCACCGATTCTAATAATAGTTCGATCGTTTTCTGCTGGAGAACCGATCGAAATTCGTAAGCCACCCCCAGTATGGCGGATCGATGTGCCTTGGATTTTTAACTGTGTAACTAGCTGTGCCATCGCTAGCTCGGGATTCTCGATTTCCAACATCCGCACATACAGAAAATTAGCATCGCTGCGCCACACTTTGAGCGCGTCAAACTTACTTAGTGCTACAAACAAGCGATCGCGTTCGTTCGTAAGTTCTGGCAGAACTGACAGCAGGGAAAGACGGTGTTGTAATACTAACTCGGCTGCGGCTAGAGACATACTCGGCAAATTGTAAGGCAACCTTACCTGCTCTAGAGTGGCAATTAGCTGAGGATGTCCGACTGCATAACCTACGCGATGCGCCGCCAGTCGAAATGCTTTAGAAAATGTCCGCAAGACAATCCAATTTGGATGCTCGGCTAATTCGGCAACCACAGTCTGTTGACTAAACTCAAAATAGGCTTCGTCGATGACTACCAAAATATCTGCTGGCAAACTCCGCATCCAGTCTAACTCTGTTGCACTCAGCGCATTACCCGTCGGCGAATTGGGATGCACCATAAATACCACCCTAATTGGTGCCGCCTGTCGATCGCGAATTGCCGTTTGAGCCGCAGCCACATCGACTTCAAAGTCGGCATTTCGAGCGATACTCACGACAGGTATTCCCAAAGTCTTGGCCAGAATGCCATACATGCTAAATGTCGGTGCGGCTACTAAAATGCTACCCTCACCACCAATGCAAGTTGCAATCAGAATCGATCGCAATAACTCATCCGAACCATTGCCCACACTAATTTGACTGGGAAGGAGCCGATGCTCGTTCCGTATCGCCAAAGGCGAGGCTGCGCCAACGTTCATTCCTGCCGATTCTACTACATACTCAGCGATCGCTGCCTTGAGCCGCTGATGTCCGCCATCGGGATAACGATTGCTTTCGATGGCTTCTACCCAATGCTGCGCCAATTTTTGCTTTATCTCTAGCGGCAGATCGTAGGGATTCTCATTCGTGTCTACTCGGTCGATCGAGATCGCCACAGATTGCCCCTCAGTCCCGCCAGGATGGGGCGTGTATGCCTGCAAACTCGCAAGTTCGCTGCGAATGAAGGGTAAGGATGTAGCGACGCTAGGATTGGGTGAATGAGTAGTAGTCATGGTAAGCCTTGGCAAAGCCTCTGGAAACGAGCATCAGATTTGAATTCCCATCATAGATCGATCTTCCCCTCGATCGGCTCGATCTCTAAATATATTCATGCAGATCGTAGTGGCGATCTCGATCGAGAAAATAATCTGGCTGAGGTATTGACAGCTCCGAAAATATCTCGTATATTGATAAATGTCTGAAACAAGCCCCCATCGTCTAGAGGCCTAGGACACCTCCCTTTCACGGAGGCGACAGGGATTCGATTTCCCTTGGGGGTACTCAGAAATTTTCAAAA harbors:
- a CDS encoding glutaredoxin family protein yields the protein MHLILYSKIGCHLCEGLQEKLEQIIEPEIHLEIREITTNPDWFDRYQYEIPVLCLQVDGTERTIPRFSPRAGVPQVQQILQQYLQNG
- a CDS encoding IS4 family transposase, with product MLPELYHAHLSEKFTRGNYLLTILLIQVVQSIKEVTLESIATKLAMPIKFESRRKKVQRFLSNDEWDLDNVWLSLVIAWIKGNVKQNNIIYLAIDRTKWQSNNILMVSMIWRKRAIPIYWQMLDKQGNSTLENQQLVLTPVFAALSDYSLLVLGDREFCSVTLANWLREQKIDFCLRLKKNVCIKTEEELWTELKRLGLEPGNSFFNQEVTIRKTAPVEGFNLAGKWLGKYRNITTKEPWYILTSLADLQAAVDTYAKRFGIEEMFRDFKGGGYNLEKTNLTGERLSKLLILLSLAYLKSIIQGIDIKSKQVQEYLGRKTEHHRKYARHSTFYIGLWGESWVDSTSSNWQVVVELMSLSPHKLPNYQQGLRAMRLILSAL
- a CDS encoding histidinol-phosphate transaminase — its product is MTTTHSPNPSVATSLPFIRSELASLQAYTPHPGGTEGQSVAISIDRVDTNENPYDLPLEIKQKLAQHWVEAIESNRYPDGGHQRLKAAIAEYVVESAGMNVGAASPLAIRNEHRLLPSQISVGNGSDELLRSILIATCIGGEGSILVAAPTFSMYGILAKTLGIPVVSIARNADFEVDVAAAQTAIRDRQAAPIRVVFMVHPNSPTGNALSATELDWMRSLPADILVVIDEAYFEFSQQTVVAELAEHPNWIVLRTFSKAFRLAAHRVGYAVGHPQLIATLEQVRLPYNLPSMSLAAAELVLQHRLSLLSVLPELTNERDRLFVALSKFDALKVWRSDANFLYVRMLEIENPELAMAQLVTQLKIQGTSIRHTGGGLRISIGSPAENDRTIIRIGDLLRAF
- a CDS encoding metallophosphoesterase; the encoded protein is MPKFKFKFLVVRAIKVLLVGCMLVFSVSVYAHKIEPNWLEITETQIELPQLDRAFNGYRIVQISDLHAGDGIDRAQLEKVVTLVNEQNPDLVVITGDLVSRLPRQHVDLLDTLTKLRPRDITLSVLGNHDVFNDAKPVRQAIAKAGVTLLENTIHTIHRQQATLHIAGVGDVFFKQDDLDRVLKQLPATGAAIMLAHEPDFADEVAATRRFGLQLSGHSHGGQIRLPFYDGYVPDLARKYPIGRYQVGDMTQYTNRGIGTIKVYSRFNCRPEISVFSLVAS
- a CDS encoding sensor histidine kinase, which produces MENPPPPELSLGDLKDELIAHLMQELCTPLTNIKTALKLLESPVLKQPQRQRYLGLIRGECDRQNSLINGATRLLALDRSPDRAGVVPLQLAQIVPGVVSTYQPLAAEKGVRLGYTIPSNLPPILCVETWVRQIAIDLLHNGIKYTADGGQVFVQASVQGEYVQLEFRDTGIGIAPAEIPKIFDRFYRVRHLPDEHNNGAGLGLTIVQNILLRCGGSISVISQVGVGSKFRVLLPTGG
- a CDS encoding leucine-rich repeat domain-containing protein, translating into MQLSELEDIIATAKRERWSILRLGVNQLTFLPDTIGDLTDLTELHITWFSLTSLPESIGNLSKLTRLYVRNTKIARLPESIGNLSNLKELDLTWNLIEILPTSIGDLSNLTHLNLSHATKLAELPDSIGNLSKLTYLNLSAGVITTLPESIGNLDRLKHLNLSWCSQLQQIPTAIGSLKNLTHIQLWGSGQSSIFKTIEQLGAQSNLTHLYINSSSIVTIPESIGNLSKLTHLDLSHNRLNSLPESIGLLKNLVWLNLKCNNIAILPISIEHLVNLTYLNLYSNKLLRNRSESIGKLINLNYLNLSNNKVDILFDGIGNLKMLNELHLGNNCLTSLPENIGKLTKLSCLQLINNKIVDLTKNFGNLVNLRKLNLNGNNINRLPDDIGNLKKLKELYLWKNNLEKLPDSIGNLTSLSILDLGRNQISELPDTIGNLHNIEKLDLYKNRLTCLPETISNLQSISHLYLQRNYIKLLPEGMGNLTNLKKLKIWNNRLRCLPESIGNLAANLQSLKIRNNRLRCLPESIGNLVNLNSLDCTNNLLTDIPKNIGNITNLKTLNLTKNPLTDLTDLSVLQTIPNLTVHWLRVFLPRRYWTKVSDWKPEWLLEENNAEIKRVLIQQVGYEKICQELGAIEIDRWREYTLLKIGDIERFYDRTLRQTVSEPMLLLKMTCPSTGSIHILRVPPQMTSAQDAIVWINWGIHPDQFTVQT
- a CDS encoding UDP-N-acetylmuramoyl-L-alanyl-D-glutamate--2,6-diaminopimelate ligase; this translates as MKLRELLSQSQINLSSDHPNLDLEVTGLKTNSHACTTGDLFIGMPGTRVDGGEFWQGAIAAGAIGAVISPAAAAVHPPTGENCIAIAADMTAACAALAGNFYRHPAQTLKMVGVTGTNGKTTTTHIIEYLLARANISTALLGTLYTRWQGYQKTATHTTPFAVDLQQQLAQALAAGSKVALMEVSSHALDQGRVMGCPFEVGVFTNLTQDHLDYHQNMENYFQAKALLFSPEYLTGRAIVNLDDEYGKRLIGQISADSRSERLRQRVWSYSTTDATADLWTSELAYSQTGVSGKLHTPQGEIDFSSPLVGDYNLENLLAAVGTALHLGMSLEPIVAAIENFPGVPGRMERVQISPQQDITAIVDYAHTPDSLESLLTAARPFIHGKVICVFGCGGDRDRTKRPQMGKIAADLADLVVVTSDNPRTEDPARILQDVVAGIDRTAGVEVIADRAQAIAQAIAMAAPGDGVLIAGKGHEDYQILGTEKIHFDDREQARAALSKKFGG
- the gatA gene encoding Asp-tRNA(Asn)/Glu-tRNA(Gln) amidotransferase subunit GatA translates to MASIRELHHQLVTKERSAVEIATEAIARVEQLEPKLRSFLCTTPTQALAQARSVDAKIAAGEQIPLLAGIPIALKDNMCTQGIVTTCGSKILAGFIPPYESTVTQKLQDLGAVSLGKTNLDEFAMGSSTENSAYQVTANPWDLERVPGGSSGGSAAAVSGSECVVSLGSDTGGSIRQPAAFCGVVGLKPTYGLVSRFGLVAYASSLDQIGPFARTVEDAAILLEAIAGYDPKDSTSLKIEIPKYSQLLTPDLPKGLKIGVITETFGEGLDPQVAESVHQAIEHFRALGAEVREISCPRFRYGLPTYYVIAPSEASANLARYDGVKYGFRAEADNLMSMYTQTRAAGFGAEVKRRIMLGTYALSAGYYDAYYLKAQKVRTLIKEDFEVAFSEVDILITPTAPTTAFKAGEKTADPLSMYLSDLMTIPVNLAGLPGISIPCGFDDKGMPIGLQLLSNVLREDLLLQVAHVYEQTNEWYKRSPSL